CAGGTGACTATGCCGTGATCGGTGCGTACGGTGATGACGACAATGGCATGAACTCCGGCAGTGCGTACATCTTCGAGCGTGATGGAGCTGGCAACTGGTCAGAGGTGCAAAAGCTCACCGCCTCTGATGGAGCGGAGTTCGACTACTTCGGCAACAGCGTTTCGATCTCCGGTAACTATGCCGTGATCGGCGCTGACCGCGACGACGATAACGGCGCCGACTCCGGCAGTGCGTATGTCTACGAGCGCGATGGAGCTGGCAACTGGTCAGAGGTGCAAAAGCGCACCGCCTCTGATGGAGCGGAAGGCGACCGCTTCGGCTACGCCGTTTCAATCGTAGGCAATACAGTGGTGGTTGGTGCCTACTACGATACCAACATCGACAACGGCTCGCTTTCGGGCAGTGCGTATGTCTTTGAGCGCGATGGTAATGGCAACTGGTCAGAGGTGCAAAAGCTCACCGCCTCTGATGCAGCGGCGGAGGACTACTTCGGCAGAAGCGTTTCAAGCTCAGGCAACACAATGGTGATCGGGGCAGACTACGATGACGACAACGGTAGTGCTTCCGGCAGTGTGTATGTCTTTGAGCGCGATGGAGCAGGGAACTGGTCGGAGGTGCAAAAGCTCACCGCCTCTGATGGAGCG
This is a stretch of genomic DNA from Phycisphaerales bacterium. It encodes these proteins:
- a CDS encoding FG-GAP repeat protein translates to MKLVLSVLTLLAISSGVFGQTMADFFPESKRTASDGALADSFGYAVSVSGDYAVIGAYGDDDNGMNSGSAYIFERDGAGNWSEVQKLTASDGAEFDYFGNSVSISGNYAVIGADRDDDNGADSGSAYVYERDGAGNWSEVQKRTASDGAEGDRFGYAVSIVGNTVVVGAYYDTNIDNGSLSGSAYVFERDGNGNWSEVQKLTASDAAAEDYFGRSVSSSGNTMVIGADYDDDNGSASGSVYVFERDGAGNWSEVQKLTASDGAELDYFGNSVSIFGNTLAITAAYDDDNGFLSGSAYVFDRDGSGVWSETQKLTASDGAAEDQFGGSVSIFGNTLVVGAAGDDDNGLLSGSAYMFDLNSVLNLDYGNRVYGTLQAAVNEASSGDRLAVRSNAFDVGGIINLSSMPLTFIAVEPIE